A part of Chloroflexota bacterium genomic DNA contains:
- the folK gene encoding 2-amino-4-hydroxy-6-hydroxymethyldihydropteridine diphosphokinase: MASPIYLALGTNLGERETNLQKAIESLAPKVRVIRKSSIYATPPWGYTDQPEFLNQVIEVDTTLQPLPLLHLLKSIEAEMGREETFRNGPRLIDLDILFYGSEVVEGEIITIPHPRLQDRAFVLVPLDEIAPDFVHPVLNESIHDLLAKVDPEGVRKL, encoded by the coding sequence ATGGCCTCACCCATCTACCTGGCGCTTGGCACCAATCTCGGTGAGCGGGAAACCAACCTGCAAAAAGCAATCGAGTCCCTGGCGCCCAAAGTGCGCGTGATTCGCAAATCCTCAATTTACGCCACCCCGCCCTGGGGTTATACCGACCAACCCGAATTCCTCAATCAGGTAATTGAGGTCGACACCACCCTTCAGCCGCTGCCCCTGCTTCACTTGCTCAAATCCATTGAAGCAGAGATGGGTCGGGAAGAAACTTTCCGTAATGGCCCAAGGCTGATTGACCTCGATATCCTGTTCTACGGTTCGGAGGTTGTTGAAGGCGAAATCATCACCATTCCGCATCCCCGGCTGCAGGATCGGGCCTTCGTGCTTGTGCCGCTGGATGAAATTGCACCGGATTTTGTTCATCCGGTTCTGAACGAATCCATCCATGATCTGCTCGCCAAGGTCGATCCGGAAGGCGTACGCAAGCTGTGA
- a CDS encoding glycosyltransferase translates to MTQEPQAQTKLDCSIIIPNLHSPVIDRTIQSILSQETDRSFEIIVVGMDKFGLVENFSEVKFIKTPAPVGAAEARNIGIREAASDSLIFIDADCIALPGWIDTFFADFAEGWQVVGGGVQSPTDNFWLLVYNLSMFHEQLASQPREEHHYLPTLNLAMKREVVEKVGPLNEALMRGQDIEWTSRMTHAGIHLLFEPAAIVEHHPPRHDFEALRRDNYRSGYYMIDVRYEHPEIFHMPALLKSAAVWRIFKPLIAAWTTLKIVARTKEVRKNAKIIPYVYRLKAAWCAGAADRLEGKTVD, encoded by the coding sequence ATGACCCAGGAACCACAAGCTCAGACTAAACTCGATTGTTCGATCATCATCCCCAACCTGCACTCGCCAGTTATCGACCGGACGATCCAGTCCATCCTATCCCAGGAAACCGACCGCAGCTTTGAGATCATCGTAGTGGGGATGGATAAATTTGGGCTGGTGGAAAATTTCTCTGAGGTCAAATTCATCAAGACACCCGCACCGGTTGGTGCGGCGGAAGCCCGCAACATTGGCATCCGCGAAGCCGCTTCCGATTCGCTGATCTTCATTGATGCCGACTGCATCGCTCTGCCCGGCTGGATTGACACTTTCTTTGCTGATTTCGCCGAAGGCTGGCAGGTGGTTGGCGGCGGCGTCCAATCCCCCACGGATAATTTCTGGCTGCTCGTTTATAATCTCTCGATGTTCCACGAACAGCTTGCATCCCAGCCCCGCGAGGAACATCACTACCTGCCAACCCTCAACCTGGCCATGAAGCGTGAAGTGGTCGAAAAGGTTGGCCCCTTAAACGAGGCCCTGATGCGCGGTCAGGACATAGAATGGACTTCCCGCATGACCCACGCCGGGATCCACTTACTCTTCGAACCAGCCGCGATTGTGGAACATCACCCACCACGGCATGATTTTGAGGCACTCAGGAGAGACAATTACCGCTCAGGATATTACATGATTGATGTCCGCTATGAGCATCCTGAAATCTTTCACATGCCCGCCTTGTTGAAATCCGCCGCGGTCTGGCGAATCTTCAAGCCCTTGATCGCCGCCTGGACCACACTGAAGATTGTGGCCCGGACCAAAGAGGTTCGTAAAAACGCGAAAATCATCCCATACGTTTACCGATTGAAAGCAGCCTGGTGTGCCGGTGCTGCTGATCGTTTGGAAGGAAAGACTGTTGACTGA
- a CDS encoding glycosyltransferase family 2 protein has protein sequence MTEKLTRDSFWAVIPTFNRADDLIATLDSLAKSEVNMEQVIVVDNGSKDDTVEKMKANYPKVHLLALENNIGATGGSNAGFNYALAHGAEYVIRMDSDIEVDPNFLAPLIEVANSDPSIGIISPKIYFYNPHDVIWYGGVDSKGRFFKITDGFRGQTDSPENSHIRQVDYTWGATMLISRVVLEKTGGFDTDFFVYYEEFDFCDRAQALGYKIMYVPEAKIWHKVGSISYTAFTAYNWNKSKMIFIRKHAPNIFSKLYFILYAFAYAFADAAIHALKLRERMGNRGPFKDTLRGLWNGLTISLTEPREKK, from the coding sequence TTGACTGAAAAATTGACTCGCGATTCCTTTTGGGCCGTCATCCCCACCTTTAACCGGGCCGATGACCTGATCGCCACCCTCGATTCACTCGCAAAATCCGAAGTGAACATGGAGCAGGTCATCGTGGTGGATAATGGCTCAAAAGACGACACAGTTGAAAAGATGAAAGCCAATTATCCTAAGGTGCACCTGCTGGCCCTGGAAAACAACATTGGCGCCACAGGCGGCTCCAATGCCGGATTCAACTATGCCCTGGCTCACGGCGCAGAGTATGTGATCCGGATGGACTCAGACATTGAAGTCGATCCTAATTTCCTGGCTCCTCTGATCGAAGTCGCCAATTCCGATCCATCCATTGGCATCATCAGCCCTAAGATCTACTTCTATAATCCCCATGACGTCATTTGGTATGGCGGCGTGGATTCAAAAGGTCGGTTCTTCAAAATAACGGATGGCTTCCGCGGTCAAACTGACTCGCCTGAAAACAGCCATATCCGGCAGGTCGATTACACTTGGGGGGCCACTATGTTGATCAGCCGGGTGGTGTTGGAGAAAACGGGCGGTTTTGACACAGACTTCTTTGTATATTATGAAGAATTTGACTTTTGTGACCGCGCCCAGGCTCTCGGTTATAAGATCATGTATGTCCCCGAGGCAAAGATCTGGCATAAAGTGGGCTCCATCTCCTATACAGCCTTTACGGCTTATAACTGGAATAAAAGTAAGATGATCTTCATTCGCAAACATGCGCCGAACATCTTCTCCAAGCTCTATTTCATCCTCTATGCCTTCGCTTATGCTTTCGCTGATGCCGCAATTCATGCTTTGAAACTTCGTGAGAGAATGGGCAATCGCGGGCCGTTCAAAGACACCCTTCGCGGGCTATGGAACGGACTGACCATTTCCCTCACTGAACCCCGGGAGAAGAAATGA
- a CDS encoding HAD hydrolase-like protein, with product MANNEPRVLLFDIDGTLLNPAKEGRICLSQALTEVFGTTGPIVDFPMAGKTDWQIVTELMTEAGLPADQIDTGREAAFDAYVRAVAEAAPTLQMLLLPGVEVLLAALTGQADYALGLVTGNVRDSVPHKLRAVGINPALFTFGAYGSERLHRNDLPGLAISRLEDQWGRSIDRDQVLVIGDTSRDIECARHAGVKVLAVATGHTSAEELVEHQPDYVLNDLTDTDEVMKIFQTF from the coding sequence ATGGCAAACAACGAACCCCGCGTATTACTTTTTGACATTGACGGCACCCTGCTCAACCCAGCCAAAGAAGGGCGAATCTGCCTTTCACAGGCGTTGACGGAGGTTTTTGGCACGACAGGCCCAATTGTGGATTTCCCTATGGCGGGCAAGACCGATTGGCAGATCGTGACCGAACTGATGACTGAGGCTGGGCTCCCAGCGGATCAAATTGATACCGGACGCGAGGCGGCATTTGACGCCTATGTCCGCGCAGTCGCAGAGGCCGCGCCGACCTTGCAGATGCTGCTGCTACCCGGGGTGGAGGTGCTTCTGGCGGCGCTTACCGGACAGGCGGACTATGCTCTGGGTTTGGTGACCGGGAACGTTCGGGACTCCGTCCCGCATAAATTGCGCGCGGTGGGGATTAACCCGGCGCTGTTCACCTTTGGCGCTTATGGCAGTGAACGGCTGCACCGTAATGACCTGCCGGGGTTGGCGATTTCCCGGTTGGAGGATCAATGGGGTCGGTCGATTGACCGGGATCAGGTCCTCGTGATCGGAGATACCTCCCGCGATATTGAATGCGCCCGACATGCCGGGGTCAAGGTCCTGGCTGTGGCGACCGGGCATACTTCAGCGGAAGAATTGGTTGAACACCAGCCGGACTATGTCCTGAATGACCTAACGGATACTGATGAAGTAATGAAGATATTTCAGACTTTCTAA
- a CDS encoding homoserine dehydrogenase, whose translation MKKYRLCLVGFGNVGKAFARLLLKKKVELADKYDLSVSVTGIITGSHGRAVNPAGLDLEQALSLVESGSSLDSLSTMDAPAEALALIQQCPADFMFETTPVNPQTGQPAISHIEKALESGMHAVTANKGPVVHGYQHLTSLAVKMDKRFLFESAVMDGAPIFALFREPLVGANLISFHGILNSCTNLLLEMMEQGKSLDEAVDFGRSIGITETDPSNDIDGWDASIKVAALVTVLMGTPLTTQQVDRTGIRGVTPEMIAEAKADGERWKLVCSAKRQDDRIITKVAPQRVGPDSPLFSVNGTSSYCQFQLDVLPGLGVLESDPGPETTAYGLLADMLNILEVV comes from the coding sequence ATGAAAAAATACCGCCTCTGCCTGGTGGGCTTTGGAAACGTTGGCAAAGCCTTTGCCCGTTTACTGTTGAAGAAAAAGGTCGAACTGGCTGATAAATATGACTTATCCGTTTCCGTCACCGGCATCATCACCGGTTCACACGGCCGGGCGGTCAATCCCGCTGGGCTGGACCTTGAGCAGGCACTTTCTCTTGTCGAAAGCGGCAGCTCTCTGGATTCGCTCAGCACGATGGATGCCCCTGCGGAGGCACTTGCCTTAATCCAGCAATGCCCGGCGGATTTCATGTTCGAGACTACCCCGGTGAACCCTCAAACCGGTCAACCGGCAATCAGCCACATCGAAAAAGCACTCGAGTCGGGCATGCACGCCGTGACCGCCAATAAGGGTCCGGTGGTGCATGGGTACCAACACCTGACCTCTCTGGCGGTAAAAATGGATAAGCGTTTCCTGTTCGAATCGGCAGTGATGGATGGCGCACCGATCTTTGCGCTCTTCCGTGAACCGCTGGTCGGCGCAAACCTGATCTCTTTTCACGGCATCCTCAATTCCTGCACTAACCTGCTGCTGGAAATGATGGAACAGGGGAAGAGCCTCGATGAGGCCGTGGATTTCGGCCGCTCGATCGGCATCACCGAGACCGACCCCAGCAATGATATTGACGGCTGGGATGCCTCCATCAAGGTGGCCGCCCTGGTCACCGTGCTGATGGGCACCCCCCTCACAACCCAACAGGTGGACCGCACCGGTATTCGCGGCGTGACCCCCGAGATGATCGCAGAGGCCAAAGCCGACGGGGAACGCTGGAAGTTGGTTTGTTCAGCAAAGCGGCAGGATGACCGGATCATTACCAAGGTCGCCCCGCAGCGGGTCGGTCCTGATTCACCTCTCTTCAGCGTCAACGGCACCAGCTCCTATTGCCAATTCCAGTTGGATGTGCTCCCCGGCCTGGGCGTGCTCGAAAGCGACCCCGGCCCCGAAACCACCGCGTATGGCCTGCTGGCGGATATGCTCAATATTCTGGAGGTAGTCTAG
- a CDS encoding glycosyltransferase family 4 protein, which translates to MKIAIVTTNFPRWEGDFRVPFIIDVARAIQAKGHTVRIITPHQPGTKQHEIFEGMEVFRAKYLPEKAEVLQKDSAGLPAAWKRGFIYKLAMIPYVAALTDAVARHAKGCDIIHANFSLAGFASAITRPFHHLPYVVTIHGSDIFKTVDKPLLKIPVKTALEHASHIIAVSQALAEGAESVGISPEKIQVIPTGIDISKFPVGAPEDRKDTLIYVGSLIKRKSVITLLQAMEKLRDQFPTLQLQIVGEGDLRQSLEVYTDQHALRDRVQFLGTQSQADVARLMREAKIFILPSTEEGQGAVLVEAMASGTPCIGSRAGGIPTVITPETGLTFEPGNSDELAQAVTTLLEDKSFWQSAALQGRERAKAHYDWNVLAESIIAIYNNVLQQN; encoded by the coding sequence ATGAAAATTGCGATTGTCACAACGAATTTTCCTCGGTGGGAAGGCGATTTCCGAGTGCCGTTCATCATTGATGTCGCCCGGGCCATTCAGGCCAAAGGCCACACAGTCCGGATCATCACGCCCCATCAACCTGGCACCAAACAGCACGAAATTTTCGAGGGAATGGAAGTCTTCCGGGCAAAATACCTGCCGGAAAAAGCGGAGGTCCTCCAAAAGGATTCGGCGGGCTTGCCGGCTGCCTGGAAGCGCGGTTTTATCTACAAATTAGCGATGATCCCATATGTCGCTGCGCTAACCGATGCTGTCGCCCGGCACGCTAAAGGCTGCGACATCATCCACGCGAATTTCAGCCTGGCCGGGTTTGCCTCCGCAATCACCCGCCCCTTCCATCACCTGCCCTATGTGGTCACAATCCACGGCAGCGATATTTTCAAAACCGTTGATAAGCCACTGCTTAAGATTCCGGTCAAAACTGCATTAGAACATGCCAGCCACATCATCGCCGTCAGCCAGGCGCTGGCTGAGGGTGCTGAAAGTGTTGGCATTTCACCAGAGAAGATCCAGGTGATCCCCACCGGGATTGATATCAGCAAGTTCCCTGTAGGCGCGCCGGAAGACCGGAAAGACACCCTGATCTATGTCGGCTCGCTGATCAAACGTAAGAGCGTTATCACCCTGCTGCAGGCCATGGAGAAACTCCGGGATCAATTCCCAACCCTGCAATTACAGATCGTTGGAGAAGGTGACCTGCGGCAGTCACTGGAAGTCTACACCGACCAGCATGCCCTGCGAGATCGCGTCCAGTTCCTGGGTACCCAATCCCAGGCTGATGTCGCCCGATTGATGCGGGAAGCCAAAATCTTCATCCTCCCCTCCACCGAAGAAGGCCAGGGCGCTGTGTTGGTGGAAGCGATGGCCAGCGGCACACCCTGCATTGGCAGCCGCGCCGGCGGCATCCCCACTGTCATCACGCCGGAAACCGGACTCACCTTTGAGCCAGGCAACAGCGACGAACTTGCCCAGGCGGTTACGACCCTGCTGGAAGATAAATCCTTCTGGCAGAGCGCAGCCCTTCAGGGCAGGGAACGCGCCAAGGCCCATTATGACTGGAACGTGCTGGCGGAGAGTATAATAGCCATCTACAATAACGTATTGCAGCAAAACTGA
- a CDS encoding sulfotransferase: MTLPNFLIIGAAKSGTSSLYMYLMQHPEIFMSPSKEPHFFSFDDQSKMTTGPGDPIHEAITDFDTYQALFDGVTDEKAIGEASTSYLYRPEAAGRIHTMLPDAKLIAILRNPADRAFSAYMHVVRDKRETSNDFAEALTKEESRKAAGWEPIWHFTNVGHYYEQLKRYYSLFPKEQIRVYLYEDLVNDLDNLLAEIYEFLDVDPTFVPGSLMRYNASGNVKSETVQKASKWLFSSPNPIRWVSRKVLPRNWRMKFAAWVRFKNLKRREIPNKVREQLVDAYRDEILQLETMINRDLSSWLS; the protein is encoded by the coding sequence ATGACATTACCGAACTTCCTGATCATTGGCGCTGCCAAATCCGGTACCAGTTCCTTATATATGTACCTGATGCAGCACCCCGAGATCTTTATGAGCCCCTCCAAGGAGCCCCATTTTTTCTCCTTCGATGACCAATCGAAAATGACCACAGGACCGGGCGATCCAATCCATGAAGCCATCACGGATTTTGACACCTACCAAGCCCTGTTTGATGGCGTGACGGATGAAAAGGCGATTGGCGAGGCATCCACTTCTTATCTTTATCGTCCTGAGGCAGCCGGGCGTATCCATACGATGCTTCCGGATGCGAAATTGATCGCGATTCTGCGCAATCCTGCCGATCGAGCTTTTTCTGCCTATATGCATGTTGTCCGGGATAAACGTGAGACATCTAATGATTTTGCTGAAGCCTTAACAAAAGAAGAAAGCCGGAAGGCTGCCGGTTGGGAACCCATCTGGCACTTCACCAATGTTGGACATTATTATGAACAATTAAAACGGTATTATTCCCTCTTTCCAAAAGAACAGATTCGGGTTTATCTATATGAAGACCTTGTCAATGACCTGGATAACCTGCTGGCAGAAATTTACGAGTTTCTCGATGTGGACCCCACCTTCGTGCCGGGAAGTCTGATGCGCTATAACGCATCCGGTAATGTCAAAAGTGAAACCGTCCAAAAAGCTTCAAAATGGCTCTTTTCCAGCCCCAACCCCATCCGGTGGGTCTCGCGCAAAGTGTTGCCAAGAAACTGGCGGATGAAGTTCGCTGCCTGGGTTCGTTTCAAGAACCTCAAACGACGTGAGATTCCCAATAAGGTCCGTGAACAGTTGGTCGATGCCTATCGGGACGAAATTTTACAGTTGGAGACTATGATCAATCGTGATCTCTCCTCCTGGCTATCTTAG